A part of Denitratisoma oestradiolicum genomic DNA contains:
- a CDS encoding nuclear transport factor 2 family protein has product MDASTLELFEKSAIRDVLSRYCRSLDRMDKEMAYGVFAAEATAQYYGIFQGTGHGFIDWVWEAHRAMESHSHQITNVLIELDGESAISEAYVTVVLQQQRQSDGVEIQCRGRYLDRWSKQNGRWLIVEREHVIDTQSEIALPAPQKSVESRRDTTDASFRFLR; this is encoded by the coding sequence ATGGATGCATCCACGCTTGAACTGTTCGAAAAATCCGCCATCCGCGATGTGCTTTCCCGCTATTGCCGAAGCCTCGACCGCATGGACAAGGAAATGGCCTATGGCGTATTCGCGGCCGAGGCCACTGCCCAGTATTACGGCATCTTCCAGGGTACGGGCCATGGCTTCATCGACTGGGTCTGGGAGGCTCACCGCGCCATGGAATCCCATTCCCACCAGATCACCAACGTATTGATCGAACTCGATGGGGAAAGCGCCATCAGCGAAGCCTACGTCACGGTGGTGTTGCAGCAGCAGCGCCAATCGGACGGCGTGGAGATCCAGTGCCGCGGCCGCTATCTGGATCGCTGGTCGAAACAGAACGGCCGCTGGCTGATTGTCGAGCGGGAGCACGTCATCGACACCCAGTCGGAGATTGCCCTGCCGGCTCCCCAGAAATCCGTCGAGTCGCGGCGGGACACGACGGATGCCTCGTTCCGTTTCCTGCGCTGA
- a CDS encoding EthD domain-containing protein has translation MKGLTLLTRREGTMRQDFRDYYENSHAPLGMTYFPFRKYLRNHILASSADIDFDVVMESYIDDRVDVAALNSGEVRAILDVDERRFMNQGRIRSARVEEQVLSGPPIGVAAPGTRRQMLLLGASGPTLQEDVTAWGADLASQPRVARVSLDMVQQQVSGYGGFPYAAILSLWLKDGGDAIVLPAVPKGMKLELSLLTEVCETTPEELAARYKPKAG, from the coding sequence ATGAAGGGATTGACTCTTTTGACCCGCCGAGAAGGGACGATGCGGCAGGACTTCCGCGACTACTACGAGAATTCCCATGCGCCTCTCGGCATGACCTATTTCCCGTTCCGGAAATATCTGCGAAATCACATCTTGGCCTCGTCGGCCGATATTGATTTTGACGTCGTCATGGAGAGCTATATCGACGATCGCGTCGATGTGGCGGCACTGAACTCCGGTGAAGTCCGTGCGATCCTGGATGTCGATGAGCGCCGCTTCATGAACCAGGGCCGGATTCGCTCCGCCCGTGTCGAGGAACAAGTACTCAGCGGGCCGCCGATCGGCGTCGCCGCCCCCGGCACGCGTCGGCAAATGCTGCTGCTCGGGGCGTCCGGGCCGACCCTGCAAGAGGATGTCACGGCCTGGGGCGCCGATCTGGCTTCCCAGCCTCGCGTCGCTCGCGTCAGTCTGGACATGGTCCAGCAGCAGGTGAGCGGCTATGGCGGCTTCCCCTATGCCGCGATCCTGAGCCTGTGGCTCAAGGATGGGGGCGATGCAATCGTCCTGCCTGCCGTCCCCAAGGGAATGAAGCTCGAGCTGTCCTTGCTGACGGAGGTTTGCGAAACCACGCCCGAGGAACTCGCGGCCCGTTATAAGCCCAAGGCCGGATAG
- a CDS encoding molybdopterin-containing oxidoreductase family protein produces the protein MNEPVDVAAKRGTCPVCGIGCLTKSHVKDGVVIKVKADHKSSMPADCPRAGQSLAYHNHPDRINFPMKRVGKRGAGQWQRISWDQAMDEIAARLAAIRDQYGPEAVQTLGGSYKGPGDAACWRWSSLFGTPNIMHLGKTCGSAEYNAQWATYGEIGSPAGRPTPGVTKCAIFWGYNPPVPQGVGAAKLIKEARASGTKIIVIDPRRSETAQLADLWLQPRPGSDGALAYGMIHIIISEGLYDKEFVEDWCLGFEELKELVAPFTPEKVAEITWLSVEQILEVARTYATHKPGIITFGLGTVHQGRASNATVFGKAYLRAITGNLDVPGGDLFEEQPEHARFREEMYWDKLISHPLRTRDNINAHLWPIASVRGMQASREAMAKVHPLGVGAAFYQMCTSSTTLCSAILEQDPYPIKAVITQGTNSLVALANAKRVHEALASDKLDLHVVMDHWMTPGAQLADYVLPATDGLERPNLGAAGGMWGFGNWFTAAERTIPPTHERHDDYELWKDLGNRLGQQGYWPDTLEGWFDRLLEPSRLSFSELAARPMAALFPTPSDGKRYEQRGFATLSGKVELASGLMQRLGYPAMPQYEEPVWSPISQPELFKEYPLVVTAGAATKWYYRSQQRQLEQMRKQHPYAFLSIHPDTARDLGIADGAPVYVETPMGRVRQISRYDDALHPQVVHADSCWWYPEQEANEPNLSGVWESNFNMLIPDSPESLSFAGDANLRGHICRVLPI, from the coding sequence ATGAATGAGCCAGTAGATGTCGCCGCCAAGCGCGGTACCTGCCCCGTCTGCGGGATTGGCTGTCTGACGAAATCTCATGTCAAGGACGGCGTGGTCATCAAGGTCAAGGCCGACCACAAGTCCAGCATGCCCGCCGATTGCCCGCGGGCGGGCCAGTCCCTGGCCTATCACAATCATCCGGACCGCATCAATTTCCCCATGAAGCGGGTGGGCAAACGCGGCGCAGGCCAATGGCAGCGCATCAGCTGGGACCAGGCGATGGACGAAATCGCCGCCAGGCTGGCCGCGATCCGCGACCAGTACGGCCCCGAGGCGGTGCAGACCCTGGGCGGCTCCTACAAGGGTCCGGGGGACGCCGCCTGCTGGCGCTGGAGCAGCCTGTTCGGCACGCCCAACATCATGCACCTGGGCAAGACCTGCGGCTCCGCCGAGTACAACGCCCAGTGGGCCACCTATGGCGAGATTGGCTCCCCTGCCGGCCGGCCGACCCCTGGTGTCACCAAGTGCGCGATCTTCTGGGGCTACAACCCGCCGGTTCCCCAGGGCGTCGGTGCGGCGAAACTGATCAAGGAAGCCCGTGCCTCTGGCACCAAGATCATCGTCATCGACCCGCGCCGTTCCGAGACGGCACAGCTGGCTGACCTCTGGTTGCAGCCACGGCCCGGGTCCGACGGCGCCCTGGCCTACGGCATGATCCACATCATCATCAGCGAGGGTCTCTACGACAAGGAATTCGTCGAAGACTGGTGTCTCGGTTTCGAGGAACTGAAGGAACTGGTGGCGCCCTTCACCCCCGAGAAGGTGGCGGAGATCACCTGGCTGTCGGTGGAGCAGATCCTCGAAGTGGCGCGCACCTATGCCACCCACAAGCCGGGCATCATCACTTTCGGATTGGGCACCGTCCATCAGGGCCGGGCCTCCAACGCCACTGTCTTCGGCAAGGCCTATCTGCGTGCCATCACCGGCAACCTGGATGTCCCGGGCGGGGACCTGTTCGAAGAACAGCCCGAGCACGCCCGTTTCCGCGAGGAAATGTACTGGGACAAGCTGATCTCCCATCCCCTGCGCACCCGGGACAACATCAACGCCCATCTCTGGCCCATCGCCTCGGTACGGGGCATGCAGGCCTCCCGGGAAGCCATGGCCAAGGTCCATCCGCTGGGCGTGGGCGCCGCCTTCTACCAGATGTGCACCTCGTCCACCACCCTTTGCTCGGCCATCCTGGAGCAGGACCCCTATCCGATCAAGGCGGTGATCACCCAGGGCACCAACTCCCTGGTGGCACTGGCGAATGCGAAGCGGGTGCATGAGGCGTTGGCCAGCGACAAGCTGGATCTGCATGTGGTGATGGACCACTGGATGACGCCCGGCGCCCAACTGGCGGACTATGTGCTGCCCGCCACCGACGGTCTGGAGCGGCCCAACCTCGGTGCCGCGGGTGGCATGTGGGGCTTCGGCAACTGGTTCACCGCCGCCGAGCGCACGATCCCACCCACCCACGAACGGCATGACGACTACGAACTCTGGAAGGACCTGGGCAACCGCCTGGGACAGCAGGGCTACTGGCCCGACACGCTGGAGGGCTGGTTCGACCGCCTGCTGGAGCCATCGCGCCTGAGCTTCAGCGAACTGGCCGCCCGACCGATGGCCGCCCTGTTCCCGACGCCCAGCGATGGGAAGCGCTACGAGCAGCGCGGCTTTGCCACCCTTTCCGGAAAGGTGGAACTGGCCTCCGGCCTGATGCAGCGCCTGGGTTACCCGGCCATGCCCCAGTATGAAGAACCCGTCTGGAGCCCAATCAGCCAGCCAGAGCTGTTCAAGGAATACCCTCTGGTAGTGACCGCCGGTGCCGCCACCAAGTGGTACTACCGCTCCCAGCAGCGCCAGCTGGAGCAGATGCGCAAGCAGCATCCCTACGCCTTCCTGTCGATCCACCCGGACACGGCGCGAGACCTGGGCATTGCCGATGGCGCGCCGGTGTATGTGGAGACACCCATGGGCCGCGTGCGCCAGATATCCCGATACGACGATGCCCTGCACCCGCAAGTGGTTCATGCCGACAGCTGCTGGTGGTACCCGGAACAGGAAGCCAACGAGCCAAATCTTTCCGGGGTGTGGGAGTCGAACTTCAACATGCTGATCCCCGACAGCCCCGAGAGCCTGAGCTTTGCGGGAGATGCCAATCTGCGCGGCCACATTTGCCGGGTGCTGCCGATCTGA
- a CDS encoding nuclear transport factor 2 family protein — translation MPHEDLIQLHRDIRRLQDIEEIQRLKHAYFRCDDTANFEEMATLLHEDFEVNFVGGTYEWRLQGKAAFMEMTRKSFTADVVAQHHGHTPEITVLSETEASGIWYLHDNFWNLKSKRYTHGTALYRDRYVKENGRWLLRASAYERIYEIVEPLVTPPNFTVRYLAKRFG, via the coding sequence TTGCCGCATGAAGACCTCATCCAGTTGCACCGTGATATTCGGCGCCTGCAGGACATCGAGGAAATCCAGCGACTTAAGCATGCCTATTTTCGTTGCGACGACACCGCCAATTTCGAGGAAATGGCCACCTTGCTGCATGAGGATTTCGAGGTCAACTTCGTCGGCGGCACCTACGAATGGAGACTGCAAGGCAAGGCGGCGTTCATGGAGATGACGAGGAAGAGCTTCACGGCCGACGTGGTGGCCCAGCACCACGGCCACACGCCCGAGATCACCGTACTGAGCGAGACCGAGGCAAGCGGCATCTGGTATCTCCACGACAATTTCTGGAATCTCAAGTCCAAGCGTTACACCCATGGCACTGCCCTATACCGGGATCGTTACGTCAAGGAAAACGGCCGCTGGTTGCTGCGGGCATCGGCCTATGAGCGCATTTATGAAATCGTCGAACCCCTCGTGACACCGCCCAATTTCACCGTCCGCTATCTGGCCAAGCGTTTCGGCTGA